A genomic window from Algoriphagus sp. Y33 includes:
- a CDS encoding amidohydrolase: MKNIYLLAILGIILLSCSPEKSDPADLIFTNGVIYTVNEDQPKAEAVAVKNGMIIAVGSAEEIEKHKAENTEVIDLQGNTMTPGIIESHAHLMGIGYNKLELDLMYVKTYDELVEKVAQAVAQAKPGEWITGRGWHQDKWIEKPEKMVKGFQTNTQLNEVSPDNPVYLSHASGHAAFANGKALELAGISNLKGERPGEVEGGEIILDELGNPTGILSEKAAGLVARLIPAETPERAEQALTLALQELNEKGITSFHDAGSGQNVIDLIQKFKNEGKLTVRQYVMLTGTQPALLEQWYERGPMIDSADHMLTVRSIKLNCDGALGSRGAWLLEDYSDRPGHRGHETLPMSVVSEVSEKAIPTGFQVCAHAIGDRANQEILDRYEAAFANSPDSKKLRFRIEHAQHIHPDDIPRFGELGVIAAMQAIHLSSDRPWAIDRLGEKRIIDGAYVWQKLMQSGAVVTNGTDAPVEPVDPIPSFYASVTRKTLQGLPEGGYEGDQKMTREEALKAYTLDGAFAEFDEDFKGSIEVGKAADFTVFDKNIMEIPEDEILDTKVAMTVVGGKMVYKTP; the protein is encoded by the coding sequence ATGAAGAACATCTACTTACTCGCAATCCTGGGGATTATCCTCCTTTCTTGCTCTCCGGAAAAGTCCGACCCAGCCGATCTGATTTTTACCAATGGGGTCATCTACACAGTAAATGAAGACCAGCCCAAAGCCGAAGCTGTCGCTGTGAAAAACGGGATGATCATTGCGGTGGGTTCTGCCGAAGAAATAGAAAAACACAAAGCTGAAAACACCGAAGTAATTGATCTTCAAGGGAACACCATGACTCCTGGCATCATAGAATCCCACGCACACTTGATGGGAATCGGCTACAATAAGCTAGAGCTTGATCTAATGTATGTGAAAACTTACGACGAACTGGTGGAGAAAGTAGCCCAGGCTGTAGCCCAAGCAAAACCGGGAGAATGGATCACCGGTCGGGGCTGGCATCAGGACAAGTGGATCGAGAAACCTGAGAAAATGGTAAAAGGATTTCAAACCAATACGCAACTCAACGAAGTGTCTCCTGACAATCCTGTATACCTCTCCCATGCAAGTGGGCATGCGGCTTTTGCCAATGGAAAAGCACTGGAACTCGCCGGTATCAGCAATCTGAAAGGCGAGAGACCCGGTGAGGTTGAAGGCGGGGAGATTATTCTGGACGAATTGGGAAATCCCACCGGCATACTTTCTGAAAAAGCAGCAGGACTTGTAGCCCGATTGATTCCGGCAGAGACTCCCGAAAGAGCTGAGCAAGCATTGACTTTGGCCCTGCAAGAATTAAATGAAAAGGGAATCACAAGTTTCCATGATGCAGGAAGCGGACAAAATGTGATTGACCTCATCCAAAAATTCAAAAATGAGGGAAAGCTCACCGTACGCCAATATGTGATGCTTACAGGAACTCAACCTGCTCTTTTGGAGCAATGGTATGAAAGAGGCCCGATGATCGATTCCGCAGATCACATGCTTACCGTTCGTTCGATCAAACTCAACTGTGACGGTGCCTTGGGATCAAGAGGAGCCTGGCTTTTGGAAGACTATTCAGATAGACCTGGACATCGGGGCCACGAAACATTGCCGATGTCTGTGGTATCCGAGGTTTCAGAAAAAGCCATCCCGACAGGGTTTCAAGTTTGTGCTCATGCCATCGGTGACCGGGCAAACCAAGAAATTCTCGATAGATATGAAGCAGCATTTGCCAACAGCCCGGATTCCAAAAAGCTGAGATTCCGCATCGAGCATGCCCAGCATATTCATCCAGACGACATTCCCAGATTCGGTGAATTGGGAGTGATTGCTGCTATGCAGGCTATTCATTTGAGTTCGGACCGTCCTTGGGCGATTGACAGATTGGGCGAAAAAAGGATCATCGATGGAGCCTATGTATGGCAGAAATTGATGCAAAGTGGTGCGGTGGTCACTAATGGTACAGATGCGCCAGTCGAACCTGTAGATCCGATTCCTTCTTTTTATGCTTCTGTGACGCGTAAAACCTTGCAAGGGTTACCGGAAGGAGGCTACGAAGGAGATCAGAAAATGACTAGAGAAGAAGCGTTGAAAGCCTATACGTTGGATGGTGCATTTGCAGAATTTGATGAAGACTTCAAAGGATCAATTGAAGTTGGGAAAGCTGCGGATTTCACTGTTTTCGATAAAAATATCATGGAAATCCCCGAGGATGAAATTCTCGACACAAAAGTAGCGATGACTGTGGTCGGAGGAAAAATGGTCTATAAAACCCCGTGA